The sequence below is a genomic window from Sesamum indicum cultivar Zhongzhi No. 13 unplaced genomic scaffold, S_indicum_v1.0 scaffold00206, whole genome shotgun sequence.
ATGAAGAGACCCTCCCTTCACCCATTCCTAATGAGCAAAACTCTCCCTCGAGGGCATCTGAGGATTTGGGACCTGAGGAAGAGGTTGGCGCAAATGGAGCCAATGAAGCTGATGAAGGTACTAGTTCAAAAAAGCGCAAGAGGGACCATCATAAGCATAAGGGTAAAATGTCAAACACCAATCCGAATCATCCAAGTATTCGAAATCATCAAAGTCATCCAAATCGAGTAAGAGCAGTAAATCTTGATTTTAGAGCAGGATGGCCAAAGAAGCTGTTTACCAAGCCGAAGAGCAAGTAAATTTCCAGATGCTTAAAGAAGTTACTGCCTGGTGGAAAGAGGCTCGAAAAGAATTGAAGAGCAAACATCATCTCACTTTGAGCTAAAGGACGAGCGTTTTGTGCTGAGCTGGAATATATCATCGAGCAGTTCTGTGTTGTACGGTAGACCTGGACAAGACTCCTGGGAACTATTTAGCAATTGCATCCTCCCCCGCGATCAGGCTTCTCTATTAATGAACCCGCATACTCGGTTAGAAGAGCATGCTGCTCATTCTTTATTGCAGGTGATTGAAATCTCCCCCCTTGATTTTgcttaatttcaaatttacatTCTCATCTTGTATTTCAATCTTGTAGACTGTTGCTTTCTACCACAACATGGCTCTGAAGTACACAAGTTATCGTCGGAATCATATGATCGCGGAGAAGAAGGTGAGGGACCTGCTAGCTCAATGAGCTGAAAGAGAAAAACGCGAGAAGGCTCTGGTCGCAGAGGTGCAAGACCTCAAAAATGAACTTTCAGCCTACGCTGCTGAAGCTTCCAAGGCCAAGGAGGACGCGTTTGCTGAAGGCAAAAAGGAAGGCTTTGCAGCTGATCGCGAGGTCGGCCATGTTGAAGATCAGAAGGAGGGTTTCCAAGCTTGTCACTCTGAAGGCGTAGAAGAAGGAAAGGTTGATTGCATTACTTTAAAGGAACACCAGAAACTACTCTCCAGCTCACATTTGCCGACAGCTCACGACTTCGTGAAGTCGTCCTCTTTTCAAGTTACCGTTGAGATAAAAGCCGTCGAGTTCTTCAATAAAGGCTTCTGTACATGTAAGGCGCAACTCAATTCTCTTTGGGGGGTTCtgtgaaaattttgatcaagAGCGCTTGAACCCCATGCTAGACGGACAATTGCAGCCCTACCCCGACGAGCCTGCTCCTGGACATGATGAGTTCTTGACGTTGTTGGACAAAATTGAGCCTTTAAAGTTGGGACCAGATTCTTTCATGTTTTTTGTGAGGTTGATCCCATAAGGCTTGATtagaacttattttttaagatttgaaCTTCTCCTGCCGTCACTAAACTCTATTTGTGCAATGTATTTCtttgtttgatttgaatttatattatgatGTAATCTCtgatgaaatagaaaaatgcaTCCCTTTCAGATCGCAAGAGAtgatgcctctttttcagatgacattaaaagaattacgtctttttcagatcgcaggCTATGGTGCATCTTTTTTAGATTGCACACAaagtgcgtctttttcagatcgcacacaaagtgcgtctttttcagatcgcatgatATGgcgcatctttttcagattacACAGAaagtgcgtctttttcagatcgcaagATATGgtgcatctttttcaaattgcaCAGAAAGTGCATCTTTTTTAGATCGCATGATAtagtgcatctttttcaaattgcataaattggATCCTTGGTTCATTAGAATTAAAGTAAAAGTTGAAGTAAGATCGAGGTCGTCTCTAGAACTAAATGGTCGGCCTTTCTCAGGCACAAAATTATCCTTTCGTGAATCTTGCATAAAAACatggcctttttcaggctcAAAAGAAACGATCGTTTTTAGATCCCATGTACAAGTTGATGGCCTTTTTCAGGCACAAAAGAAATGATCTTTTACAGATCCTATGTACAAGTTGATGGCTTTTTTCAGGCACCAGGGAGATCATCGTGGATCAGGTGTAgaatttcttcaagttttgAACATTCCATGGTCGCGGTAAGTTTTGTTCATGCATATCGTGCAGCTTATAGGTTCCTTTCTTTTTGATCTCGACCAATTTATATGGTCCTTCCCATGATGGATCAAGTTTTCCGACATGACGATATGCTTCACCCTTCTTGACACTAGATCACCTACCTGTAACTGCCTCGGTCTCTCGATCATGATTTCTCATCATCATCCCTTGTGATGTAAGATTCTCGCGTATGCtgtctctctcttctcttcaaTTTTAGTTAGATCGAAGCTTCATTCGCTTTGATTGGGTTTCGGATTGTACATCATGATCCGTTGAGACTCCTCCCCTATTTTGGCAGGAATATTGGCATCAGTTCCATAAACCAAACAAAATGGGGTCTCACCTGTTGCAATTCGTGGGGTGGTGCGATAGGCCTAGAGAACTCCCGGTAACTCTTCGACCCATGATCCTTTCGGTTCGTGCCGCATCTTCAAGTATTGCAAGATGGTCCTGTTAGTGACTTCTGTTTTGCCCATTTGCTTGTGGATTGGCCACGGCTATAAAATGTTGCTTGATCTTCAACTCCTTGCACCATTCTGtgatctttttttcttggaacTGAGTACCGTTATCTGAGATCAATATACGTGATGTCCCGAAGCTGCAAATAATGTTATTCCTGATAAAGTTGATCGTCTCTTTCTCCATAATCATGGCCACAGCTTCAGCTTCCACCCACTTCGAAAAATATTCTACTGCTAAAATGATGAACTTTTTCTGAGCTTGAGCTGGGGGAAATGGTCCCACTATGTGTATTCCCCACTGATTGAAAGGGCAAGCTATCTTGATCAGTTCCATTGGGGTCACGCACTGATGTATGAAGGATGCATACCTTTAACAGCTATCACATTTCTTCACGAACTCGCTTGCATCTTTCATCATTGTGAGCCAAAAATAACCCTGTCTAGCGATCTTTTGGGCTAGCAATCTCGCCCTTTCATCACATATTTAGCCCTTTCTTCGTTTAAACATTTCAGCAATGGTCCATCTACCGTTCTCTTATATAACTAGCCAGATACGATCGTAAAGCGTGTAGCTTGGAATTTCAATCTTCTTGCTCGAATGGGATCATCAGGTAAAATGCCCTCTTCGCGATACTTTATGATCTCGTCCTTCCAAGACTTGGATTCAGATACCACTTCAACTTTTAGCCCCTCCGTCATCACCGCCTTCTCTCGTACTATCATTGTGATTTTGTGATCCTTTATGCCTGGCATCGCTGCTCTAAATTTAGACAGTGCATtttctttatcattttcaGTGCATGGGACTTGTTGAATTGCGCAACTATCAAACTTATCCATCCACGTTTTTGGGATCTCCCTGTATGAGGTCTTTATTCTATCTCGCGTCTCGTACATTCCTTTCATCTGCAGTGCGACCAATTGTGAGCCTGTAAAGACTTCCAATTTTCTAGCTCCTACTTCATGCGCCAACTGCAATCCTAAAATCAGGTCCTCATACTCGGCTTCATTATTGGTGACAGGGAAGGATAATCTTGCTGCCACTTCGATCTCAACCCCCTCAGGTCCCTGAATCCAAATTCCCGCCCCTCCATTGGTAAGATTAGAGGAACCATCAACATGCAGCATCCACTTTTGATTCTGTTCTCCAACTAATTTGATCATGAAGTCTGCCAAAATCTGTGCTTTTTGTGCGGATCTTGTCTGGTAATCAATGCCGTACTCCTCTAATTCTACGGTCCATTTTATCAATCTTCCTAATACCTCAGGTCGCGACATTACATGCTTCAACGGATGATTCGTAAGCACAATTATtctatgggactaaaaataaggGCATAGTTTTGTCGCTATCACGACCAACGCTAGTGCCAATTTTCCATTTCAGAGTACCTCGTCTCGGCCCCCTGCAACATTTTGCACCTCCTTGATCATGGTCGGCGATCGCAATTTCATGATGGCCTCGATCTTTTCTGGGTTACTTCGATTCCGCGTTCATTGACCATATATCCCAGAAATTTTTTGCCTCTTACTCGAGATGTGCATTTGTCTGGGTTCAACTTCATACCATACGATCTCATTATTGTGAACCTCCGCTTAAGATGTTCGAGGTAACTGTCCGATCTCTTGCTCTTCACCAGCATATCGTCCACGTAGACTTCCATCGTTTTGTCTATGAGATCGTGAAACATCTTGTTCACCAATCGCTGATAAGTAGCCCCTACaattttcaaaccaaatgGCATcacattataacaataaataccGCCATCAGTAATAAAAGAAGTTTTATCGCGATCTTCGTTTCCCATGTAGATCTTGTGGTACCCCTGATAAGCATCCATCATCGAAAACATTTCATATCCAGTAGTAGAGTCGACCATTATGTCAATCCTGGGTAAAGGATAACGGTCCTTGGGGCCCGTGCACATACGCCATTTTTCGAATGCTTTTGGAACAACTACAACATTCGAGAGCCAATCTGTGTATTGAATCTCGGATACATACCTGCCTTCAGCAGTTTGCTCACCTCCTGCTCGAATAGTCCGACTCTTTTCCGTCCCAAATGACCTCTTTTTTGGTTGCACCAGTCGCACTGTCAGATCCACATTAAGCCTGTGCACGATTAACTTCAGGTCGATACCTCTAAAGTCCAAGGGACTCCAAGCGAACATATCCACATTCTCTCTTAAGACTTTGATCATGGAAGTTTCCAATCCTCCCATGCATGACCTTATTCGTATGGTTCTACTGGGATCTCCTTGAACGAGCTCTACCAACTTGTACTCAATAGGCTTCATACGATAGGCTTCATAAGGTCGAGACTCGGGACTCTCCTCAtccttcctcttcttcccCTTTGATCCCCTTTTCACTGATAGATTGTAGCATTTCCGTGCTTCCTTTTGATCGCATGACACTTCACCCGCCCCATTTTTTTGTCGGACACGTCATCTTCATGTGATACGTTGAAACAACTGCTTTAAAAGAATTCAATCCCGATCTTCTCAATATCACATTATAAGCAAATGGGGTGTCCACCACCAAGAATTTAACCATTAGAGTCCGACATCGAGGTTCGACCCGTATGGAGACGGGCAATTCTATCATGCCCAATGATGCGACCTCGCTGCCCTCAAATCCCACAAGTGGGGTCCTTACAGGCTCAAGTTTAGCATTTTCGAGCCCCATCTTATCTATCACATCCTTGAGATAATGTCCGTTGAGCTCCTGCTATCTCCCAGTACTTTGTGAACaatgaaatttgttatatCCATCTTAATGACCATTGGATCATTTGGCGATCCTACGTCCTTAGGCTTATCCATGCTGCTGAAGGAGATTTCCTCTTCCTCATTTACATTCAGTACAAACTCACGCCTCGTATTCGACCCCGTGGCCCTCTCATAACTCTTTCTTGCTCTTTGGGAATCACCTGCACTCGAGCCTCCTACTATTGTGTAAATTACCACTTTAGTTGAAGTGTTATCCTTGTTTGGGTAAGATTGAAAGTGATCAGCTTTTTCTTaagtattatttatgataaaggatctgaaactttgaaaaaaaattaacaaggcttttaaattattgtcaatTAGCATAAAGtcccaattttattaattagacaTTTAGTGgatttattaagtttttgtatattataagTTGAACTTtgttaagttaattatattttcatcaattaatttgcaatttatcttctttataGTTCACCTAAActttattaacaaaatctGAGTagtatgttaatatattattaaactcATACTTAAATTCATTCTTAGTAGTTTTCTtcaatatgaatataattatcttttagtttataaaagtaatacttattcatttatttcaacTGATATATctctttgtatatatattatgatttttttaatttttttaatattgatgcACTTTGATTTAAGAACAAAATGTATTTGTActatttatctaaaaacatctctttcatttgacttggacataattaaaattttatgagatatcttttaattattaattaatttaatccatgcACGGGCACACtctagtgtatatatatgtcaagGTTTATTTATACagaattgttaatttttcactAAACAATCCAACTTCAGACTCTTTTTTCCTATTCTTGCTGCTTATTACAAAAACTCTGGACATCCTTTGCCTCAATTTCAATATTCCTCACATTTTATCGCTgacaataaaaccgtgcaaaagagataaattttgaacgttctcaggattcaacgaaacttgacacaaacgtcggtctcgacccaagaatttgcatggtaaatttgctgagcattataataactactagtttgcataaaaagaaagcaaagttGCTCCAATGaaatcttgcaaaacagctaaattttgaacattcttagaattcgaggaaacttgacctaagcGTTGGACAAGACCCAAGAatctgtgtggtaaatttgttgagcgtaataataactataggTTTGTATAacggggaaacaaagttgctctaataaaaccgtgcaaaacacctaaattttgaatattcttagaatttgaggaaacttgacctcaacgttggactagacctataaatttgtgtggtaaatttgctaagcgtaataataactataagtttgtataaacagaaaacaaacttgctctaataaaacatgcaaaacaactaaattttgaacgttcttagaattcgacgaaacttgatccaaacgttggtcttgacacaagaatttgcttggtaaatttgctgagcgtaataataaatataagtttgtatattagggaagcaaacttgttttaataaaaccgtgcaaaacagctaaattgaacattctcaaaattcgaggaaacttgaccaaaatgttggactagacggaagaatttgtatggtaaatttcctgagcgtaataatatctacaagtttgtataaaaggaaaacaaacttgctctaataaaaccatgcaaaacagctaaattttgaacgtttacagaattcgacgaaacttgacccaaatgttggtctagacccaagaaattgtatggtaaattcgctaaacgtaataataactacaagattgtataaaagaaaaacagactTGTCCTAATaacaccgtgcaaaagagataaattttgaacgttctcagacttcaacgaaacttgacacaaacgttggtctcgacccaagaatttgcttggtaaatttgctgagcataatagtaactactagtttgtataaaaaggaagcaaacttgatctaataaaatcttgcaaaacagctaaattttgaacattctcagaattcgaggaaacatGACCTAAGCGTTgcactagacccaagaatctgtgtggtaaatttgttgagcgtaataataactataagtttgtataacggggaaacaaagttgctctaataaaaccgtgcaaaacacctaaattttgaacattctcagaatttgaggaaacttgacgttaacgttggactagacctaagaatttgtgtggtaaatttgctaagc
It includes:
- the LOC105179780 gene encoding uncharacterized protein LOC105179780 → MGLENAKLEPVRTPLVGFEGSEVASLGMIELPVSIRVEPRCRTLMVKFLVVDTPFAYNEARKCYNLSVKRGSKGKKRKDEESPESRPYEAYRMKPIEYKLVELVQGDPSRTIRIRSCMGGLETSMIKVLRENVDMFAWSPLDFRGIDLKLIVHRLNVDLTVRLVQPKKRSFGTEKSRTIRAGGEQTAEGRYVSEIQYTDWLSNVVVVPKAFEKWRMCTGPKDRYPLPRIDIMVDSTTGYEMFSMMDAYQGYHKIYMGNEDRDKTSFITDGGIYCYNVMPFGLKIVGATYQRLVNKMFHDLIDKTMEVYVDDMLVKSKRSDSYLEHLKRRFTIMRSYGMKLNPDKCTSRVRGKKFLGYMVNERGIEVTQKRSRPS